In the genome of Dromiciops gliroides isolate mDroGli1 chromosome 1, mDroGli1.pri, whole genome shotgun sequence, the window TGACCTTAGTTATTTTACAATCTTGTTGAGGACTAGGCCTGAAGGGGCAAAAATGGCAACATCGACAGTTCTGGGGACTGTTTTCTCCCATTGTTTCTGAGACTGGTTTAATACATGAAGataatgttttattgttgttccCTTGTTTTCACGTGTGTAACaattcttcaagaccccatttggggttttcttagcagagatctgggaagggtttgccatttctttctacatctcatttgacagatgaggaaactgaggcagacagggtaaagtgacttgcccagggtcacaccgctactagtaagtgtctgaggcaggatctgaactcaggatagtcttcctgcctccaggcccagtgctctctgcactatggcaccacctagctgccctaaagcatTAAATGCTAGATGCCAACCACAGAATGAAAGTAGTTAAGAATATTTGTTATTGTAGCCCTCGAAGGAGATAACATTTAGTCTAAGAAAAGCAGACCATGGGGAGAAGCCGTCCCGTGAAATAACTGGGACTCTTTCTGTTTAGGGCCTCCATCGgccattcttccctcccctctcctgctggccccttctcttccctcctggttctattcagttcagaactAACATTTAAAACCTCCCGGGAACACTGTATTTTGATAGGGGACAACCGTCCTCAAGCTTTCAAAAGCCACGACAATCAAGTTATAATGGCAGAATCATGGACTGCCTGGGGGCTGCTGGGCTTTGGGGACAGGCTTTGACCATCCTCATTCAAATGGTACCATTCAGGCCAAGGTCAAGTTTTTTAAACCTCAGTCATTTATTTCCCAGTGAGTCCCACCCCAACTAGAATCCTCCCCCATGACAAAGATAAACATATATCTGACCATATAACCAAGCCCATCTGGGGACATCTGGAGCCCCACCCCCCCTGCTCCACCAAAGCAGGGGCCGCTGGCTACTCTAAGGCTGGCACCCGCACGGCTCTGAAAGGAAACAGCTTTTTAACGGGGacccccctctccccatctcttaTCTCCAGGCAGTGGTTAGGAAAGGACAGAAGTGGAGGCCTCAGATCACCTATCTGGGGGTGCTAGATACTTGCTGCCTGACAGCAAGACCCTGGACTGAGCCATTCCAAGGCATTACGTTTTCTATTAAGCAAACGGCCACCAGGATTCATGTGTGGAGAATCTGCATAGTCACATTCAGGTCCCCCAAAACCTCTCTGGGTTCACTGCCATCCAGTCAACCACTGActgctcatgagcccccatttTCCTCTGAACCTCTCTTGACCAGCTAGAAGTAATTCATTTTTGGCATCCTAGCAAGGCGGGAGGGGTATTTACTTAAAATTAATTGTAAGGCAGATATACCGAAGAAAATGCTGACCCCCCCATTTCCCAAACTACAACCTCCAGGGAAGATAGGTTGTTGTTAGTCTTCTCAGCTTTGCTTCCTGGTCTGGTTACTCGACCTCCAAGTGAACAGAGCAATAAAAAGAGCCTTGGAAGAGCTGTGGACGTAATCTATCTTCCTCATTTAAACAGTAGCTTGAAGTTTTCACTGTATAGTCTTAGCAATTTGCCCAAAGATCCATCTCTGGGGCTTCCAACCTGCATTCTCGGCCCCAGATCTCTGAAGCACTCCAGCTGGGAACACCCAGCAGGCCGAAGCCTTTGGCTGGCCACGGTCAATCTTACACCCCGCTTTTCAAGGCCCTTCTTGGTTACGTCGGGAATACTTCCATCCAACCAGAGTCCAGGCTGAGGTAGCCTCATCATCTGCTGTGCTCCAGAAAATCTTTTGGAAGAACATCGTGCCCATGGAGGCTTCTTTCATCCAATTCCAGGATTTGTCATTCTGTATAGAGAGGATTTGCAAAGGCTGAGGAAGAAACCgggggtcacagatttagagctgggacaAAGAGATGAGTCCGCTACCTCCATTtctaaggaaaatgagaccccaAGGTCATAGGGGTATtagcagagccaggatccaaATCCAGGTTCtgtctcacccccaccccatctacTTCAAGCCTCACTCACAAACATCTACTCCATTCACAGCATCACGGATTTTGAGACTTGCAGGAGACTTCAGAAGCCAACTGTTAACAATCTAATCCTAAAAGGAATCTTCACCATAACATGCCCAATACTATtagtctttgtttgaagacctccaataagAAGGGAGAGCCCACCATATTCTCCTTTAGGGCAGTTCTCAATGTTTAAGCCTAAAACCCATCCCCTCCCACTCCCTAGCCCTCATTCTTTTGGTTCACAGCTCCCTGTCCCAAATCATCTTTTAGCTAGGGGGCCAAACATTCCCAGGTCCATTGTTCCACCAACATGTGACCCAAAATCAAGGCCCTTGATTAGCCAGCCCTTCCCTCAGGAGGCTGTCCAGCTTCAGCACCCTTAAATTGAACAGGTTTCTCCCAATGAGAATTAACCAGATCTAATCATCCTGATTTCTGAAAGCTATCCATGCTTCTTTTCATTTAGCCAAGATCAAATACGCTTTTGGCTTCTCATATTGAAGTGACGATCCACTaagacccccagatctttttcaaatagCTGCTGAACCAccttgcctccctccctgcctgccaTCTTGTTCCTTGTGAAGTTGAATTTATCAAGCCTCCCACtgattcctcctcctttttccatcTTGGTGACCATGCCTGGAGTGCTTTCTCCAACCCCCAGGTCCATCTGCCTCCTTTAGACTCCTGTGTATTCTTCCTAAATGACCCCTCTTTTAAAACCCATCAAATCCTCCCCCACCACTTGCTAATAACGTACTCACCTGTGCAGCAGAAATAGCTATGCTTAGCACCAAGAGACTATAGGGACTTAGCTAAGGGGGTGCAGCGAGTCAGGAGCAActttgttcaaatctggactcaagacacttctgtgtgaccctggagagagagatagacagaaagagacagagacagagagagaagcagagagaaagaggaagaaagcacagagagagagacagacacagacagacaggctAAGGAGTAGGGGCCATTCTTACCTAAACCTTCTCCTTCTTGGCCAGGATCCATCCCAGTGCCCCgcacacagtaggggcttaatgtttgcaaaatccACGGTTCCTGGCACAATGGAAAGTGCCTTTAAGAAGCTCTAAAGTCTCAAAGCCCTTGATTTTGGGACCCGCTTACTACCTGCAGCAGCTTGATAAGACCCCTTCCCCCGGTGACCCAGGCTTCAGTTTcaccctctgtaaaatgagggagttgagccAAGCAACATTCAATGttctccttctttaaaaaaaatttaataagcattttaaagctCTTGAGAGAGCTTTAGAAACaaaagtttagaaaataaaaCCTCGTGGGGCGGTGGGCGAGGCAGGGGGTGACCCCATTTAACAAGCTGGGACAAAAACTTGGGGGTGTAATCTAGGTCGCTGCTGCTCCCCAAGcttagccccagacacttaagtGAGTGACTACGGGCTGGCcccagaacctcagtttcctcatctataaaatgagaataataacacttCGGGCTGCGGCAAACATCCAGCAGCTCCGACGACGGGGCTGAGGCTTAATCAAGAGAAGTCTCACTGAGACGCTTCGCAGGCTCGGCCCGCCCGGCCGCGCACGGCAGGGGGCGCTGGAGCGATGCTTTTTGATGAATGGTctccaaatccagtcttcttccaGGACCTGGGCGGAGCTCGGCAGAGCACGACCGACGCTGGGGGCGCCGCGGAGGCGAATGAGCCGTTAGGAGAACTACTGAGCCAGAGGAGCGTTGCCCGGCCGCCTGACGTCACGCCGGCGGTTGGCGGACGGAGCGTGCGAGGGGAGGGGAGCGCGCCGCGAGAGGAATCCCTGGGCGAACTCGAGGGTGGGCGGGGCCTGTGGTAGCACAAGCGGCGCGTCGCCACAGGCCGTTTAGTGGTTGAGCGCGGCGAGAAGGCGCCAATCAAAGAGGCTAACTGTGGGGGGCGTGGGGCGGGCTCTGCGTTTCCTCCATCCGCCCCAACGGACTACGCCAGGGCTCGTGATGCCTTGGGcggggcaggaggaagaggagcgtTTACAACTACAGGAAGGCTCCTTTGGGGCGGGTCTCAAAGGAGAAGCCAATCATAAGGGCCCACTCGGGGGTAGGCGGGGCCAACAGCCCCGCAGCTGCTTAACGGACTTTACGCGAGCTGTCGGAGGGCCGGGCGGAGGCGGGAGCGCAGTGACGCGAAGCCGAGAGGGCGTGGCCTGGGCGCTTGGCGGAAGTCCCGCCCCCGGAGCCCGGCGGCGGCGCGCGCTGGGGATGACGGCGATGCAGCTGCGGCGGACCGAGGGTCGCTGGCCCCCGAGGCGGCGCTGGCTGCTGCTCCTGGGCTTCGGGCTGGGCGGAGTCCTACCGGGGCTGGCGGAGGCCCCGAGCCCCGCCGGGATGCCTCCGGAGCGAAGCCGGCCGTACGCCGTGCTGCGCGGGCAGAACCTAGGTGAGGGGCGGCGCCGGCTAAACCCCCCGCGGCCCCCGCTTGTTGCTGTGGCGCGGCACACGCTCACGTGAACCGGCTCGTATCGTCCCTGGTCACGTGGCGCGACTCGCCCCGGGGGGTCGCTCCGCTGGGAGGGGTCTGAGGCCTCGCTCCACCTCTTTCCTCCTAACGAGAAGTTCGTCCTCTGGGACTGTCAGATGGGGACGGGGGCGGGAGAGATGTGGGGCAGTTTGCCCTCGCCTGTGAAAGCAGATATGCCCCCAAGATGTTTtccagggcctgggttcaaatcccgcggTAACTGGGTGAACCCGGGCAGGAGGTGAGGAGAGGATGCTGGACCCGGGAGTCTGCGAGACCCACGTTTAAGCCGCCCCGGGGACGCTGGGAaggtggagagggggagggcTTTGGGCGCCGGGGGACGTTTGGCCTGGGATGGGGGGGGAGACCCTCCCCGCTCCTAATCCCCTGCCCCTCGCCCCTAATCGAGCACCTCCCGAGGTCCTTCGGCGATTTCTTTTGTCCCGCCCGCCTGCCAGCCTGATGTAGCGCAGTTTTCCCGGCCTCGATCGTGGGGACCCGGGATTCCCATGGATGCAGACGGGCCCTGAGGTTAGGGGTTTCCCCGGGGTCCCCGAGGCCAGTGCGTGTCGGAGGTGGGACCTGAACCCGAGCCCGGGGCGGGGAGGCCTCTGAGCCTCTGGTCTCAATAGTGCCTAGGAAGACGCTGCTCCTCTGGAGAGCTAAGCCCGACGGACCGAAACTGTGGCCGGTTTGGGGGTGAGAGCTTCCGAGCTGTCCCGGGGTGCGGTTCGAGCAGGACTCGGACTCCTGCTCTCTGTTTCacttgttttgtggggcaatgagggttaagtgacttgcccagggtcacacagtttgtaagggtcaagtgtctgaggtcggatttgaactcaaggcctcctgaatccagggctggcgctttatccactgtgccacctagctgccccctctctgtaTCACTTGTGGCCTGGTGGGAGAAGCAGCTGCCGGCATCGGAGTCAGGGAACCTgttggctgtgtgagcctggaccaTTCACTGCATCTCTCAGTTCTTTGGTCAGTTATCTTTAGATCAGTCCTGACCCGCCCTGGgagaagaattttcttcatctgggagttctcttTACCAATGAAAGACACTTCTCACTCCCTATGGCTTTACTAAAACAGTAACTCCTGAGTTTCTGGAATTGTAAATAAACCCTATGCCATCTTAACTATGATatcgatttttttaaaaatgaaaatgaattagaATGAACAGTTGATAACTTTACAACCCTCCCTTCCCAAGAAAAGCAGCTACATTACTCTGGGGCGTCTTAGAAAAAGGATTAAGAGTCACTCAATGCCAGTACTGTATACATATGTTAAGGTTGTTGGCAGGCTTCTAAATTGAGTTAGAAGGTTTAAAAGCACTCTAAGTATTGAAATGATTAGTGCCTAGAAGCCTGTGCTCTTGGCTCAGATGTCAGGCAGATTTCACTTTCTCACCTAAGTATTGAGAAAGTTTTGTTGTTTGTGAAATGAACTCTTAAGGATAAATGTACTGATGGAAGTATGACAATTTTTGTTAACCTTTGCAAGGCAGTCAAGTTGGTTGAGTTGAGTGAATCACAAAGCCCTAAATATAATAGGGCTTTTATGAGAAAAGTACCATCTAAaatatagtgctttgcacatatgaGCTATTAGTGCCAGATTTTTAGGCCAGATTCACACCTAAGAGAGACCTATTTTCAGAGTTTCATAAACATTTTGGGAGTCATAGGTTATTACCCCTACAGCCTTCCAGTGAAACTTGATAaactcctcagaatcatgtttttaaataattgaagaaaatgctagatttcatttagaggttaatgaaaataaagatgtcttttCCCCCatcaaagttcacagacccccagaAACCTATCCATGGACCAGTTAAGAACCCTCTGGCCTATGTTAAAGGTCAGGGCATCCTAGAATATCTAAAGAATTTGCATCTCTCATTCAAAGGCGATCTGGTGTTTGATTTTTGCAGTGCTCATGGGAAGCATCTTCAGCATCCTGTTGGTCACTATGATACTTATGGCCATTTGTGTCTACAAGCCCCTTCGCCGTCGTTAACTGGAGAGCAAGTGAATTCTGCAGACGCCTTGGGGGAACGTGACAAGCAGTGGTACATGGGGGCCACTGGAGCAGCTGGGATCAGAACCAGAGTACTTGAAACCCACATGTGCTCTGAAGCTAGACAAAAGGACTGTACAGCAAGAGCTTCTGCTTGTAATCAAATGAGTTAGAGAAACCAACCACtaacaagtcttttttttcctcacactGTATGTAAATAATCAGACACTTAGAGATTTTTGCTTTTGGTGTGATTAATAGAAAACAGACCTGAATCATCAAGtttaagaaacaagaaaacaagttTACTTTTGTTAGTGTCTGTAAGAACATTAATGTTTACAGATGTTATAAGGAGAAGTCAAACTGACTTCATTAGGATTCATGTTCTGTCAGACAAGagcaaattttcttttaatggcTGGGTTCATGGTTGACCTAGTAAAACTCAGAGGGTAAAACCTTTTTCAGGGCTCTGGTACAACTGTCTGCACTTAACTATTGCATCAGCTTCTTCATTCCCAACTTTTCACTCTAATAACATTTCCCCTTAAAAGTATTAGCATAATCAGCCAGGCATGTCCCATATGCCTAGAAGGCACTGGTGTTTAACTGGAAAGGTTaggtgtgtttttgtgtgtgcttGTCTACATCTTAAGCATTGAGACatatttaatagctgtttgaAAAGGCCAAGATCTAAAGTCCCACTAGAAAAAAAGGTGCTCAGATAGGCCCTGTGATGATGCTCAGAAAGCAAATAAGATACTTCGCACCTGGAAAGTTTTACCTTAAAAATGGGTGTCAAGCTTGACATTTAAATGTAAACTCTAAAGCCAGAGCCTCATTATGAACTTCACCCAAACAAATCTCCTAGGATTCTTTTAAAGAAAGCTGGCACTCTAGCCATGGCCAGACCTGGCTTCTCAAGGGCAGCTTTGCTTGTCCACTGTGTATAGTGGACATGAGTGTTTACACAAACTAAATCTTAACTCTTTGTAAATCGCTGCTATTATTTTGCACTGTTAGAGTGAACtggaagatttttttgttttgtttttttcagatatGACATTTATTCTGTAACTACAAAAGCGCCATTCGTATTTATTTGAGAACTGCTGGATTTATTTTGGTTTGTCAGaattttttactttatatccCATTCAGATACATAACACTGGCTTTTTGTAACCAGGGTCTGGCATAGtggtttctctgtgtgtgtgtgtgtgtgtgtgcacgcacacatatatttgtgcatTAAGCCTTGGTAACATAGGActtgatgtttttttgttttgttatccaTAATAGCAATTTATTTGGGTTGCCAATTTTATGTTTTCAAGCAAAATGAGAATTAAACTGAAATCCTACATAACAATGTACttaagatttttaatttattgtttacctaacctttaccaaaaaaaaaaaaacgttttagggggcagctaggtggcacagtggataaagcaccagccctggattcaggaggacctgagttcaaatgtgacctcaagacacttggcacttactacctgtgtgaccgtgggcaaatcacttaaccctcattgccgccctcccccccccaataatgtTTTAAGTCGTTTCCCCACAAATCTGTTTTCCTTAGAGCTTTCTGAATATGGATGGGAACAAATGGGCAGAAGCCACGTATTGATGCAGGGGGAGAGGACCCACCATACTAAATGAGTTTGATTTGATATGCCTAGATCTGCTCCATCTGTAGTCCAGTGTGTTACAGTGTGAGAAGCCAATGATAAACAGGCTGACTTTGACATGGG includes:
- the C1H12orf76 gene encoding uncharacterized protein C12orf76 homolog; the encoded protein is MPWAGQEEEERLQLQEGSFGAGLKGEANHKGPLGGRRGQQPRSCLTDFTRAVGGPGGGGSAVTRSREGVAWALGGSPAPGARRRRALGMTAMQLRRTEGRWPPRRRWLLLLGFGLGGVLPGLAEAPSPAGMPPERSRPYAVLRGQNLVLMGSIFSILLVTMILMAICVYKPLRRR